In bacterium, the DNA window CGAGATAAAAATAGTAGTTGAGGCAGGCTCTGGCGGGAATGGATGTGTAAGCACAAGAAGGGAAAAATATGTTCCCTTTGGTGGTCCAGATGGCGGCGACGGAGGAAAGGGTGGAGATGTAATCCTCCTGACAAGCCCACATTATAACACCCTCCTTCATCTTTCAAAGAAAAGGCATTACAAGGGAACAAGGGGTGGACATGGAAAGGGAAAAAAGAAGCATGGAAAGGACGGTAAACCCTGCATAATCCCAATTCCAATAGGAACACAGGTATTTATTGAGAAAGAGAAAATCTGTGATCTTATAAAAGAAAAAGAAGAATTTGTAGTAGCAAAGGGAGGAAGGGGTGGAAAGGGAAATGCAAGCCTAAAAAGGATAGATTTTGGCCTTTGTGGAGAAAAGGGTGAGATAAAGGAGATAATTCTAAAGCTTATCCTTTTGGCAGATGTTGGAATTATAGGCTTTCCAAACTCAGGAAAATCAACCCTTATTTCTCGTATATCATCCTCTCATCCAAAGATTGCACCATATCCATTTACAACCATTGTTCCAAACCTTGGTGTAGTATATGGTGAAGAATTTTTCTCCTTTACTGTTGCTGATATTCCAGGGATTATAAAGGATGCCCATAAGGGAAAGGGATTAGGGAATAGGTTTTTAAGACACCTTGAGAGAACAAGGATTCTTATTCACCTATTGGATGGATGTGATTCTTCCCTACAAAGATTTTCCGAATTGAATAATGAAATTGCCCTTTATGATGAAAGCATTTTAAAAAAGCCCCAGATTGTTGTCTTAAATAAGATAGACACCAAAGAGGCACAAGAAAATTTTATAAAAATAAAAGAAATAATTCCCAATATTATTCCAATATCAGCAAAAACAGGAGAAAATATTAGCTGCTTGATTATAGAAACAACAAAAAAATTAGCCCAACTTGAGCAAATTAAAATGTAACATATTGATAATAAAAGGGTTGCAAAATGTTTTCGCAACTCACGAACCCCTATTTTTGAATATTGTCCTCTTTCTTTCTCTTTTTCTGCAAGGATTTCTTTAGATAGATTACCCATAAATTCTTACTCCTGTTTCTTCCACAAGCTCATTAAATAATGATTTCTTAGACTTATCTACAAGATCAACAGGTTTTGATACCTAAGTTTTGCACGAAAATGAATCTATTGTCTTTCTATCACACTATTAGTTTTTTATAAGCCACAGATTTACACGGATTTACTATAGAATAATAATCCTCTTTATTAAGGTAACACTTTAGCCAACTGAGTGTTTTTTGA includes these proteins:
- the obgE gene encoding GTPase ObgE encodes the protein MKSQFLDEIKIVVEAGSGGNGCVSTRREKYVPFGGPDGGDGGKGGDVILLTSPHYNTLLHLSKKRHYKGTRGGHGKGKKKHGKDGKPCIIPIPIGTQVFIEKEKICDLIKEKEEFVVAKGGRGGKGNASLKRIDFGLCGEKGEIKEIILKLILLADVGIIGFPNSGKSTLISRISSSHPKIAPYPFTTIVPNLGVVYGEEFFSFTVADIPGIIKDAHKGKGLGNRFLRHLERTRILIHLLDGCDSSLQRFSELNNEIALYDESILKKPQIVVLNKIDTKEAQENFIKIKEIIPNIIPISAKTGENISCLIIETTKKLAQLEQIKM